The DNA sequence ATGGCAGAGCAGGGCGACGTAGCGGGGGGTACCCCTGACCCAGCAGCGCGCCGCCCGTCGTCCGTCGAAGCCGTCGAAGGTCCATTCCTGTGCCGGTGCCATGCCTCGCACTGTACCCACCTGACCACCGCCGGGTGCCCTGGAGCTAACGGGACCGGAGGGAGTAGCAGCCGGAGGTGTCCCCGGCCGGCTGCGTGATCACCACCGCGTCGGCCCGTTGCCGGCCGAGGTTCCAGTCGACCCAGGTCTGGCGACCCACGCGGAACTGTGACAGCACGCAGGAACGGTACGGCTCCGGCAGCGTGGACAGGGTGGGCACAGCGTCGGCGGAGAGCTCCTGCAGATACCGCCAGTCGATGTCGCCGGTGGTGGAGAACCGCTCGAGATTGCGCTCCGCGATCATGCTGTCGGGGTTGGCCCAGGCCAGCCCGAGCAGCATCACCGCTCCGACGAAGACGGCGGCCTTCGGCACCCAGATCCCGCGCAACCGGACGCCGGCGGTGGCCACCAGCAACAGCACGATGCCCAGCCAGAGTTCGAAGGCGGTCACCAGCAGCCGGAGCCGGGTGAACCCGTACGCCTGCTCGTAGACCTGGATGCGGTAGAGCGCGGAAGCGATGATCACCAGAGTGAGCAGACAGAGCCCGCCGAGCAGTATCCGCAGCAGGAGCCTGTCCGCGGCCAGTCGACGCGGTGCGCGGCGGGCCACGACGGCGACCAGCAGCAGCACGATGGCGGCGGCGACGGTCATCTGCCCGAAGCCCTGGTGGACGTACTCGGCGTAGGTCAGCCCGGTCGTCCGGCGCAGGTAGTCATGGCCGCCGAACAGGGCCGTCAGCTGGGCGGCGAGGAAGGTCACGAAGAGACCCGCCACGGCCGCCACCGGCACCGCCCACTCCCAGCGACCGACCGGTCTGGGCCGTCTCGGGGTGAGTCGCTGGACAGCGGGCGGAGCGAGCGCCACGAACACTCCGGCCAGGGTGGCCGCGGCCACCAGCACGAAGATCGCCACCCGGAATGGCAGGTCGTCCAACGACAGCTGCGGCAGCACTGCGCGCATCCACTGGGCGAACAGCGCATCGGCGGAGGAGAAGAGTGCGCCGAAGATCATCAGCAGGCCCAGCGAGATGACCGCTGTACGGACCAGCGACCAGGCACGAGCAGAGTTCGGCAGCGTGGCGAAGCATCTGCGCAACCACGGGAGTCCTCGCAACCAGGCCATCGGGACGGCCAGTGCACCGACGACCATGCCCGTCACCGACTGAGATTGCACCAGCGCCCCGGCCGCCACCACGAACGCGGCGAGCAGGCACAGCGCAACGACCCAACCGGCGTCGCGGAGCACGATCGGCGTCAACAACAGCGCAGCAAGGACCAGAGCCGCCATAGTCTTGCGGTTCGCCATCGGAAGCAGCGCCGATGCCACCACGCCGGACGCCCCCAGCAAGATCAACAACAGTCCCGCGCCCGGCTCCGATCCGGGCAGGATCAAGGCGGCAGATGCGGCGACGACGGCCGCGGCGACCACGAGTCGTGGCCGGCCGGGGGTTCGACGATCGGGCCAGGCCCGGCCGAACAGGGCGTCCATTCCCGTCAGGGGCGGCGGCAGCGGCCCGATGAAAGGTCTCCGGCCGGGCATCGACCGGGCCTGGCGCTCCGAAACGGTCACGGTCGACGCCCCCACCGACGGTGTGGGTTGGCTCATTGGGCTTCTCCTTGCGGGCTGGGCAGCGTGACGCGGATGTCACAACCGCGGGGTGAGTCAGCGACGGCGATGCTGCCGTTGTGCAGCTGCACCACCCATCGGGCGATGGCCAGCCCGAGGCCGGTGCCACCGTCGCGGGCCGACCGGCCGGAGTTGAAGCGTTCGAAGACCGCTGATCGCTCGGCTGGCGGGATGCCCGGGCCCTCGTCCAGCACGTCGATCACGACGCCGTCGCCCTCGGCACGGGCGCGGACGGTGACCACCCCGCCGTCCGGGCTGTGCCGGCCGGCGTTGTCGAGCAGGTTGGCGATCAGCTGCCGGAGCCGTTCGGCGTCACCGGTCAGCACCAGTGTCGGCGGCACAACGTCGACGTCGTAGCTGACCTTGCTGACTCCCACCGATGCCTCGATCACGGCATCGTCGAGCAGGTGCTGAGCTGATATCGGTTCAACCGCCATCGGGACGATTCCGGCGTCGACCCGGGACAGATCCAGCAGGTCGGTGACGAGTCGGGTCAGCCGCTCGGTCTGGGCCAACGCGGTCCTCAGCGTCTGCTCGTCGGGTTCCGAGACGCCGTCGACGATGTTCTCCAGCACCGCGTGCAGGGCCGAGATCGGGGTACGCAGCTCGTGCGAGACGTTGGCGATCAGTTCCCGCCGCTGTTGCTCCACCTGCGCCAGCTCGGTCGCCATCCGGTTGAAGGCCCGGCCGAGCTCACCGACCTCGTCTCGCGACGTGTCGCTGACCCGCTGGCGGTAGTCGCCGATCGCCATCGCCCGGGCCGCGCCCGTCATCTGCCGCAACGGCGCCGTCATCCCGTGCGCCAGCAGCTGAGTCACCGCCAGTGCGACCAGCACCGCCAGCGGGATAGTGTAGTGCGGTGGCCAGCCGAGCTTGACCCCACCCGCGGCGAACACCGCGGCCACAGTCACCGAGGCCGCCACCAGCACCCCCAACTTGATCTTGATCGAGCCGAACCGGTCCAGTGGCCTCAGCGCCAGGCTCATCGTCCGAGCTCCAGGGCGTAGCCGACACCGTGGACGGTGCGCAGCGCGTCGGCCCCGATCTTGCGGCGTAGCGACTTGACGTGGCTGTCCACGGTTCGGGTCCCGGATGCATCCCGCCACCCCCAGACCTCGGCCAGCAGGTGTTCCCGGGTCAGCACGGTGTGCGGCCGGGCGGCGAGACAGGCGAGCAGGTCGAACTCGGTCGGAGTGAGGTGGATGTCCTGCTCGGCCCGGCGAACCCGTCGCTCGGCATGGTTGATCTCCAGGTCCGCGATCAGCAGCGGCCCAGGCTGGGCGGTGACCTCCGACCGGGCCAGTTCGGCAGCCCGCTCGACCCGGCGGAGCAGCACCCGGACCCGGGCCACCAGCTCACGCATGCTGAACGGCTTGGTCAGGTAGTCATCGGCCCCGACCCCCAGCCCGACCAGGACATCCGACTCGTCGTCGCGGGCGGTGACCATCAACACCGGCACCGGGCGCAGGGCCTGGACCCGGCGACAGACCTCGAGCCCGTCAAGACCGGGCAGCATCACGTCCAGCACCAGCAGGTCGGGCCGCCACTCCGCCGCCACCGCCACGGCGTCGGTACCGTCATGGACGGCTCTGACCTCGAAACTCTCGGCTGTCAGCCGCGAAGCCACCGCCTGCGCGATTGTGACATCATCCTCAACCACCAGTACACGTATCGGCCTCGTCTCTCCGGTCATGCGACGAGCCTACGAGTTGGCTCCGGGAGAAGCCGGGGATGTCGTGTGAAGGTTCTGTGCCTATTGCTGCTGCGCGGCGTGCGGGCCGATGATGATCTTGGTGGTCACCTGTTCAGCGTCGCATTTCGCCCGACCTGCTCGGCCGTCCGACGTGGTCACGTCCACACTGGCGTGGTAGGGCACCCACGACACTCGCTCCTTCCAGCCCGGCTCTGCGACAGACTCCGCCTGCCTTCGTCCCGCCCGCTGCAGGTCGAGGGTGAGATTGAGCACCGCCACCTGGTCGCCGGTGACCAGAGAGCTCAGCGGTGCCGAGCCGCTCCCCCGGTGCCCCTGCATCAGCACCTCCCCAGAGGCCTTCAGCGGGTTCACCTGGTCGTCGATCACCACCTCGAAGAACGGTTCCTGCACCGATCCGGTCAGCCGGACCTCCCCATAGGGCAGCCCCTCGAGGGCACAGATCGCCGATTCGAACTCGGTGTCGCCGTAGACCTGCGCAGCGGGGTTGGTGGTGCGGACGTCGAAGATGATCTCCGATCCGCTGCAGTCGTTGGCCTCCGGCAGAACCGTGTAGCCAGGGACGGTGACCGTCTGGGCCAGAACGGTGTAGTCAGTGGTCACCGTGCTGCCGGTGGTCCAGCTGTTGCCAGATCGCTCACGGATGTTGTCGGTTCGTGGCTCGCCCCGCTCCAGGCTGGCCACGACGGAGACCTCGCCCACCGCTTGCCCGGTGTCGACGTCCCTCATTGTGACCGTGCCGGTGAAGCTGGAGCCGAAGGTGGCCGTGCCACCCTCCCCGCTGAACGGCACCCCGGTCTCGTCCTCGACGAACATGCCCGATCCGGAGGACTGGTCCATGCTGCTCGCTCCGGCGAAGAAGTAGACCGTGCCTCCCTCGAGGGTGTCGAACACACAGGACAGCTCCTGGACGGTGTTCTTGATCACCGTCGGGGCAGCGGCGGCGGCAACCGGTGCCGCCAGCACCGTCCCGCCCAGCATCATGGCCACCACGCCGCCGAGAATCTGCATCCGCTTCATCACTACCCCCGTCGCCTGAAGTGCGTCCCGACGCCTGAAGAAGGAACCTGTCGAACGGCCACTTGACTGCAGAGCGTAATGGCTCACGGACGCCGCGGGAAGATCTTGGCTGATCACTTCAGCCGGTCATCGATGATCTCCTGCACGAAGTCGGCCCGCGCCTCGACGCTGGCGCGCGGAAGCGTGACGACGCGGTAGCCCAGCTCGGAATAGGTGGTGGCGATGCCCGCGTGGGCCCGTACCGCCCAAGCCCAGTCCTGGCTCCGTTCGGCGTCCTGGTGGTAGATCTGCTGCCACGGTGGTGCGACGAAGACGGTCGGGTTGTAGCGGTACACGGCGGCGGCACGGCGGAAGTGGTCGGGCACGGCGAGTCCGTGCAACGGGAAGAAGCCGATCAGGTCGGGGACACCCCGGTCGCACACCACGGGTCCCGGCAACAGCAACGCCTGCCGGTGACTGCGCATGTCCCAGCCGAGCATCAGCTCGGCGAACAACTGCAGGTCGCCGCCCGGTTGCGCCGGACCGTCGACGGCGCGCTGATCCTTGATGATCGCCCGGGCCCCGTCCTCGGTGGTTGCGAGGCCTCGTGAGGCCAGCACATCCAGCAGACTGGTCTTGCCGCTGCCCGGCCCGCCGGTGACGATGAACAGACGGCGTGGGTCTGCTGTCGCTGTGCTCTTCATAGTGGTCTGTTGCCAGTTCATGGGTGTTCTCCTGATCATGGTGTGGCTCGGTCGGCGGTACGTGGTGGAGACTGCATATCCAGTGGGGCAGGATGGGCTGATGAAGCTCGAAGCGGTGGCCGATGAGCTTTACGGTGCTGCACCGGAGGAGTTCGTCGAACTGCGCAAGCAACGGATCGCGGAGGCGCGGGAGGCGAAGGACAGGTCGCTGGTGAAGGCGATCGGCGCACTGCGGCGACCGACCCGTTCGGCCTGGCTGGTCAACCTGCTGGCTCGGGAGGCGGCGGAGGAGCTGAACGAGCTGCTCGATCTCGGTGCCGCCCTGGGCGAGGCTCAGCGCCGGCTCTCCGGCCCGGACCTTCGGCGGCTCTCCAACCAGCGACGTGCCGCCGTCGAAGGCCTGGTCCGGCTCGCGGTGGAGATCGCCGGGCGGCACGGCCACGTCGCCTCCGATGCTACCCGTCAAGAGGTGAGCCAGACCCTTCAGGCTGCGCTGGCGGACCCGGACGTCGGTGAGCTGGTGCGCACCGGTCGGGTGGTGCAGGCGGCGAGCTACGGCGGCTTCGGTCCCACCGACTTCCTCTCGCTGGTGCCGCCGACGCCGGAAGCCGAACCGCCCGAAGCCGCCCGGGCCGGTGACCAGCCGGTGGCGGCAGCCGACGACGGCGCGCTGCGCGCGGCCCGATCCGCGGTGACGGAGGCCGAGCAGAGCTACCAGGCGGCGGCCCGGGAGGCGGCGAGGTCGTCGACCGCGTCCGAGAAGGCGACTGCGACGGCAGACCACCTGGCGGAGGAGGTGGAGAAGCTTCGAGACCGCCTCCGCGCGGCCGAGCAGGAGGAAAAGGCGGCGCGGGAGGCGGCCCGGTTCGCGCGCAAGGAGCACCAGCAGCTGCAGCGGGAGGCCGACCAGGCTGAGCGTGCTCTGGTCAGGGCGCGCTCGGCGATGGCCGAGCTGAACTGACCCTGGGGTGTGCAGGATGGCTCAGCGGTCCGCTGCGTCCGGTCCGTTCAGTCGCTGTTGAAGCGCCGTCAGCTCGGTCGGTGCGATGCCGTACTCATGGTGGTGCTGAGGATAGCCACGTTCGCGGACCTCGCGGGCGAAGCTGCCGACCCCGTCCACCATCGGTGAATGGAGATCGGCGTACTGCTTGACGAACCGGGCTCTGGGACCCTCTCCGAGGCCGAGCAGGTCGTGGAAGACCAGCACCTGTCCATCCGTCGCCCCGCCGGCCCCGATGCCGATCACCGGGATCTCGATCATGGGCATCAGGATTGCCGTGACTGCGGCGGGGATCGCCTCGAAGATCAGCGCGAAGCAGCCGACGGCGGTCAGCGCCTGCGCCTCCCGGCCAATCCGCTCGGCAGCCTCCGCCGTCCGCCCCTGGGCCCGCAAGCCGCCTCGGGCGGCCGCCGTCTGCGGGGTCAGACCGACGTGGCCCATGACCGGGATGCCGGCGTTGATCATCGCCTCGGCCCGCCGCTGAGAGTTCGGCCCACCACCTTCGAGCTTGACGGCATCGCAGCCGGCCTCCTTGATGAACCGGATCGCGGTGGAGACCGCCTGCTCGTTGGAGACCTCGTAGCTGCCGAACGGCAGATCGCCCACCAGCAACGGCCTGGACAGGCCGCGACGGACAGCCTTGGCCATCATCAGCATCTCCTCCAGCCCCACCTCGACGGTGGAGGGATAGCCGAGCACCGTCATCGCGCCCGAGTCGCCCACCAACACGACGTCGACCCCCGCCTCCTCGACGATACGTGCACTGGGGTGGTCATAGGCCGTCACCATGACGATGGCTTCACCGGTGCGCTTCATCTCAGCGAGGGTGGGCACGGTGACCCGAGCCCGGTCGTTGCCTTGTCCTTCGGCGGCCGCGGCGTAGCTCACCGTGATCAACGACCGGTCAACAGGGCGTCGACAGCGTCGTCGACGCGGATGATCGCGTTGGTGTCTGCCTGGACGTGCACCACCCGAGGCTGGTGCGTCTCCACCTCAGCGCTGTCGTAGTGGCCGTAGGAGATGATGATCACCGTGTCACCACGATGCACCAGCCTGGCCGCAGCACCGTTGATCGTCAGCTGACCACTCCCCGCGAGGCCGGCGATGGTGTAGGTCTCAAACCGCGATCCGTTGTCAACATCGACTATGGTCACCTGCTCGTGCTCCAGGATGTCCGCGGCGGCCAGCAGCTCGGGGTCGATGGTGACCGATCCCACGTAGTGCAGGTCGCAGTCGGTGACAGTGGCCCGGTGGATCTTCGACTTCAGCATCACTCGGTGCATTTCAGGCCTTCCGCTCACTCGGTTCGCGCTGAAGGAGCACGTTGTCGATCAGGCGGACCTGCCCGACCGGGGCCGCCAGCGCAAGGAGCACGACGCCGGCGGTGTCGCCCCAGACCGGAGCGAAGGTGTGGGGGTCCACCAGCGCGACGTACTCAGGTTGGACCCCGCGGTCGGCCAGCACCTTCTTGGCCGCGCCGATGATCTCGCCGACGTCGCGCCGACCCGCGAGCCAGCATTCGCGCGCTGCCGCGAGTGCTGCCGGGAGAGCCAGCGCACGGTTCCGTTCAACGATGCTCAGCCGCACGTTCCGGCTGGACATCGCCAATCCGTCGGGTTCGCGGATCGTGGGCAGCACCTTGATCAGGATCGGTAGGTTGAGGTCCGCCACCAGCCGGCGGATCACGGCCACCTGCTGGGCGTCCTTCTGGCCGAAGTAGGCCATCTCAGGGCCCACCATCGCAAACAGCTTGGCAACGACGGTGGTCACGCCGTCGAAATGCGCCCGGCCCCGATGCTCACCCTCCAAGGTGTCGGTGACCCCGGCCACCGAGATGGTGGTGGCGAACCCTGGCGGGTACATCTCCCGCACGTCGGGGGTGAACAGCACCGCCGCACCGGCTGCTGCGGCCAGTTCGGCGTCGTGGTCGAGGTCGCGTGGGTAGCGGGCCAGGTCCAGCTGGTCGTCGAACTGCAACGGGTTGACGAAGACGGAGACCACCACCGTGTCCGCCTCTGCAGCGGCGGCGCGGATCAACGACAGGTGGCCCTCGTGGAGGGCGCCCATGGTGGGCACCAGGGCCACAGCCGAGCCGGTCAGAGCCGACCCGCCGCGGGCGCGCCGCTCCGCCAGGTGCCGGCGCAGGTCGGCGACCGTCGTCAGTGTCCTCACGCCGACAGAGCCTCCATCAGGGTCACGTCCTCCTGCATCGCCGTTGCCTCCCACCAGCTGCCCGGGCCACACGTGGCCGCGAGTGCACGACCAACCTAGTGGATCGAATCTCCTTTCCTGCAAGGAAGTCCAGCGGCTGAATCCTACCGACCGGTAGCTGCGCCGCGGCCGGGCCAGATCGAAACGATCCAACGGCGGAGGGCTCCTGCCCACCGGTCGCGGGCATACTGAGGGGGTGTTGCGCAGCCTTCGGAACAGCGGGACCCGCGCGCCTCGCCGGGAGCGGACGTGAGCCGTCTTGAGGCGGCTGCCGCACAAGAGCTGGCCGCTGCCGCCCGGGTCGCCCGGCTAGCCACGGTCGGTGCCGACCTTCAGCCGCACCTGGTGCCGGTGACGTTCGCGCTGCTCGACACGGCAGTGGTGATCGGGATCGACCAGAAGCCCAAGACCAGCCACGACCTCCGCCGGCTACGCAACATCCGGCAGAACCCCAGAGTGGCCCTGCTGTGGGACCGTTACGACGAGGATTGGACCGCGCTGTGGTGGGTCCGAGCCGACGGAACGGCCCGAGTGCTGGCCACGGGGTCGGAACGGGCGACGACGATGCGGACGAGGGCGATCGACGCCCTGGTCACGAAGTATCCGCAATACAGTCCGGATCCCCCTCAGGGCCCGGTCATCACCATCGCCGTGCACCGGTGGTCGGGCTGGTCCTGGGCGTGACCACTACGGGCCTTCGGCGGCCCCAGGAGCCGCCGGCCGCACCGGACGAGCCGCGCATGATGCCACGGGCGAAGGGGTTCGGCAAGCCCTTTCCAGATGTTGCCGAACCCGGGCCGGACGCATGCGGAAAGCGTTGACAGTGCTCGAACCCGACGCCTACACTCACGGTGTTCGGTGGCTCCGTCCACCCGACGCGGCAATTGTCAAGCACGCCATCTGGGAGATCCAGAACCTCGCGGGTCACGAATCGGCCCTCCAATGAAGTAGGTGACATCACATGGGCCGACAGCCAATCCTGGCGGGTAAGCGTTTACCAAAGTCCCCAGCCTCACCGGCATCCCCTATGCGGACCGACGCTGACGCCGCGGTCTCGGTCCATCGGACGCCTCGCCGGCTCGGTCGGGACAAGCTGCTGTTGCTGCTCGGACTGCCCGGCGGTCTCGCTCTGATCCTCTTCCACTACGTGCCGCTGCTCGGCAACGTGATCGCCTTCCAGGACTACCAGCCCTATCTGGGCATCCTCGAGTCCTCCTGGACCGGCCTCACCAACTTCTCCTTCCTGGTCGACGGCAACCCGGAGTTCATCAACGCCCTGATCAACACCCTGGTGCTGACGCTGATCCAGACGGTACTGGTCTTCCCGGTGCCGCTGGTACTGGCCCTGCTGCTGAACAGCCTGGCCGGGGAGCGGCTGAAGCGGCTGCTGCAGTCGGTGCTCTATCTTCCGCACTTCCTGTCCTGGGTGATCGTGGTGGCGCTCTTCCAGCAGATGCTCGGCAACGCCGGCATGCTCAACACCTTCCTCGTGCAGCACGACCTGCCGATCATCCACATCATCGGCGTTCCGGAGCTGTTCAAGGCCCTGATCACCAGCCAGGCCATCTGGAAGGACGCCGGCTGGGGCACGATCATCTTCCTGGCGGCCCTCTCCCGGATCGACCAGGAGCTGTACGAGGCGTCCGCCGTCGACGGAGCCAGCGGCTGGCAGCGGCTGTGGAACATCACGCTGCCATCGCTGCGCGGACTCTTCATCCTGCTGCTCATCCTGCGCCTGGGCAGCAGCCTCTCGGTCGGCTTCGAGCAGATCATCCTGCAGCAGGGGCCGGTCGGCAGAGACGCCAGCGAGGTGCTGGACACCTGGGTCTACAACAACGGCATCCTCGGCGGCAACTGGGGTATGTCCACCGCGGTCGGACTCGTGAAGGGCGTGGTCGGCGTGTTCCTGGTGATCGGCGCCAACAAGCTGGCGCACGTATTCGGAGAGCGAGGGGTGTACGAGAAATGACGACACTCGAACAGGCCACCATCGGCGAAACCACGGAACGCCGGACGATCCCCGGCTCCAAGCGTCCGATCTGGATGGAGAAGCCAAGCGCTGTCGTCCAGGTGCTGAAGTTCATCGCCCTGGCTGTCTCGGTGCTGCTGGTGATCATCCCGTTCTGGTCCGTGATCGCCACCTCGATCGCCGACCAGAAGACGATCAACGACTCCGGCGGCGGGATGGTGATGTGGCCGAAGGGCATCACGTTCGAGGCTTACCGGGCGATCGTGACCGGAGGCGTCGTGACCCGTGCGCTGCTGATCTCGATCGGCATCACCGTGGTGGGGACCCTGCTGTCACTGGCGGCCACGGCTGGCCTGGCCTACTGGCTGTCCCGGCCCCGGGCCTGGGGCGCCAAGCCGATGCTGACCCTCGTCCTCGGAGCCGTGCTGTTCGGCCCCGGCCTGATCCCGACCTACCTCACGGTGAAGGAGTTCCACCTGCTGGACACCTACGCCTCGCTGATCCTGCCGGTGCTCGTCAACGCCTTCAACGTGATCGTCATGCGGGCCTTCTTCCAGGAGCTGCCGGCCGAGCTGTTCGAGTCGGCCGCGATCGACGGCGCCTCTACCGCCACCATCCTGTTCAAGATCGTCCTGCCGCTGTCCAAGGCGGTGATGGCGGTGATCGGCCTGTTCTACGCCGTCGCCTACTGGAACGCGTTCTTCAACGCCATGCTCTACATCCAGAGCACCGACAAGTGGCCGATGGCGCTGGTGCTCCGCACCTACGTCGTCAACCAGACCACCATCGGCGGCGACCAGGTGGCCGCCGGCACCGAGGCCCTACCACCGCAGCTGTCGTTGCAGATGGCCATCCTGGTGGTCGCCATCGTTCCCATCCTGGTCGTCTACCCGTTCCTGCAGAAGCACTTCGCCAAGGGCGTCATGATCGGCGCCGTCAAGGGCTGATGGCCCGCTGTCCACCGTCCAGCTCCACCCGTTTGTCTCGTACCAAGACCAAACCGACCGACCTGGTCGCCTGAAGGAGGAACCATGCCTGCCTACACGTTCGACCGGCGCACACTGCTCGCCGGTGTCGGAGGTGCAGCACTGATCGCCGGTGTCGGCTCGTTGAGCGCCTGCTCAAAGAGCAGCGACTCCGGCAAGAACACAGCGACGGCCAACAGTGCCGTCAAGCTGCCGACCTACATCGCGTACACCGGTGTCAAGCCAGACCTGCCGGGAACGGAGCAGGGCGTGGACCCGGCCTTCCGCAACTACCCCAAGGACCGGCCGAAGTCGGTCGAGGAGACCCCCGGCAACGGGGAGACCCTCTCCGGCATGGCCAACATCTACTACGCAGTTCCGCCGGGCCCCAGCAAGAACAGCTACTGGGCCGGCCTCAACAAGCGCCTCGGTCTGACCCTGGACCTGCAGATGGTCGGCAACGCGGACTACACCCAGAAGTTCGCCACCACCATCGCCGGCAACGACCTGCCGGACATGCTGCAGATGCAGGTGGTCGCCAACTTCCCTGCCCTGCTGGAGAAGCGCTTCACCAAACTCGACGAATACCTCGCCGGTGATGCGATCAAGGACTACCCGAACCTGGCCAACATCCCCACCCGGACCTGGAAGTCGGCCGTCTACAACGGCGCCCTGTACGGCATCCCGATCCCGCGCGGTGCCATCGGTGCCTACCACTTCATCCGTCAGGACCTGTTCGAGGCGGCCGGGCTGTCGCCGGAGCCGAAGAGCTACGACGAGCTGGTCGAGACGGGCAAGGCCCTCACCGACCGGAAGAAGCGCCGCTGGGCGTACGGCCTGATCAACCAGCCCCGCCAGCTGCTCGGCCGGATGAACGGTGAGCCGAACTCGTGGCGCAACGAGGGTGGCAAGCTCACCAACACCTACGAGACCGAGGAGTACAAGCAGACGATCACCGACCTGATCGCCATGTGGAAGTCCGGTGTCATCCACCCGGACGCGTTCAACCCGGCGCAGCCGTTCAAGCAGCTCTTCAACGCCGGCACGGTGGCCATCAACGCGGCCGACGGCTACCCGGGGTGGACCCAGTACATCCTGGACAACGCCTCCAACCCCAACTTCAAGCTGGGCCTGATGCCCAGCTACAAGCGGGACGGAAGCGGGCTGGCCCACTGGGCCTACGGCAGTGGCGTCTACTCCATCACCGGCCTGAAGAAGCAGGACGACCCGGAGAAGATCAAGCTGATCCTGCGTGTGCTGAACTACCTTGCTGCTCCGTTCGGCACCGAGGAGCACATGTACCGGCTGTACGGCCAGGAGGGCGTCGACCACACCGTCAACTCCGAGGGCAACCCCAGCCTGACCAAGGTCGGCACCGCCAACACCGTGCTGCCGATCCGTTACTTGGCGGATGCGCCCTACGCCATCTACCAGCCGGGCCGGCCGCAGGACGCCGACACCCAGCACGACTACCAGTCGCTGGAGATCCCGACCGGGATCAGC is a window from the Microlunatus panaciterrae genome containing:
- a CDS encoding DUF4153 domain-containing protein; translation: MSQPTPSVGASTVTVSERQARSMPGRRPFIGPLPPPLTGMDALFGRAWPDRRTPGRPRLVVAAAVVAASAALILPGSEPGAGLLLILLGASGVVASALLPMANRKTMAALVLAALLLTPIVLRDAGWVVALCLLAAFVVAAGALVQSQSVTGMVVGALAVPMAWLRGLPWLRRCFATLPNSARAWSLVRTAVISLGLLMIFGALFSSADALFAQWMRAVLPQLSLDDLPFRVAIFVLVAAATLAGVFVALAPPAVQRLTPRRPRPVGRWEWAVPVAAVAGLFVTFLAAQLTALFGGHDYLRRTTGLTYAEYVHQGFGQMTVAAAIVLLLVAVVARRAPRRLAADRLLLRILLGGLCLLTLVIIASALYRIQVYEQAYGFTRLRLLVTAFELWLGIVLLLVATAGVRLRGIWVPKAAVFVGAVMLLGLAWANPDSMIAERNLERFSTTGDIDWRYLQELSADAVPTLSTLPEPYRSCVLSQFRVGRQTWVDWNLGRQRADAVVITQPAGDTSGCYSLRSR
- a CDS encoding HAMP domain-containing sensor histidine kinase, translated to MSLALRPLDRFGSIKIKLGVLVAASVTVAAVFAAGGVKLGWPPHYTIPLAVLVALAVTQLLAHGMTAPLRQMTGAARAMAIGDYRQRVSDTSRDEVGELGRAFNRMATELAQVEQQRRELIANVSHELRTPISALHAVLENIVDGVSEPDEQTLRTALAQTERLTRLVTDLLDLSRVDAGIVPMAVEPISAQHLLDDAVIEASVGVSKVSYDVDVVPPTLVLTGDAERLRQLIANLLDNAGRHSPDGGVVTVRARAEGDGVVIDVLDEGPGIPPAERSAVFERFNSGRSARDGGTGLGLAIARWVVQLHNGSIAVADSPRGCDIRVTLPSPQGEAQ
- a CDS encoding response regulator transcription factor, whose product is MTGETRPIRVLVVEDDVTIAQAVASRLTAESFEVRAVHDGTDAVAVAAEWRPDLLVLDVMLPGLDGLEVCRRVQALRPVPVLMVTARDDESDVLVGLGVGADDYLTKPFSMRELVARVRVLLRRVERAAELARSEVTAQPGPLLIADLEINHAERRVRRAEQDIHLTPTEFDLLACLAARPHTVLTREHLLAEVWGWRDASGTRTVDSHVKSLRRKIGADALRTVHGVGYALELGR
- a CDS encoding AAA family ATPase, translated to MNWQQTTMKSTATADPRRLFIVTGGPGSGKTSLLDVLASRGLATTEDGARAIIKDQRAVDGPAQPGGDLQLFAELMLGWDMRSHRQALLLPGPVVCDRGVPDLIGFFPLHGLAVPDHFRRAAAVYRYNPTVFVAPPWQQIYHQDAERSQDWAWAVRAHAGIATTYSELGYRVVTLPRASVEARADFVQEIIDDRLK
- the panB gene encoding 3-methyl-2-oxobutanoate hydroxymethyltransferase, giving the protein MSYAAAAEGQGNDRARVTVPTLAEMKRTGEAIVMVTAYDHPSARIVEEAGVDVVLVGDSGAMTVLGYPSTVEVGLEEMLMMAKAVRRGLSRPLLVGDLPFGSYEVSNEQAVSTAIRFIKEAGCDAVKLEGGGPNSQRRAEAMINAGIPVMGHVGLTPQTAAARGGLRAQGRTAEAAERIGREAQALTAVGCFALIFEAIPAAVTAILMPMIEIPVIGIGAGGATDGQVLVFHDLLGLGEGPRARFVKQYADLHSPMVDGVGSFAREVRERGYPQHHHEYGIAPTELTALQQRLNGPDAADR
- the panD gene encoding aspartate 1-decarboxylase translates to MLKSKIHRATVTDCDLHYVGSVTIDPELLAAADILEHEQVTIVDVDNGSRFETYTIAGLAGSGQLTINGAAARLVHRGDTVIIISYGHYDSAEVETHQPRVVHVQADTNAIIRVDDAVDALLTGR
- the panC gene encoding pantoate--beta-alanine ligase, translating into MRTLTTVADLRRHLAERRARGGSALTGSAVALVPTMGALHEGHLSLIRAAAAEADTVVVSVFVNPLQFDDQLDLARYPRDLDHDAELAAAAGAAVLFTPDVREMYPPGFATTISVAGVTDTLEGEHRGRAHFDGVTTVVAKLFAMVGPEMAYFGQKDAQQVAVIRRLVADLNLPILIKVLPTIREPDGLAMSSRNVRLSIVERNRALALPAALAAARECWLAGRRDVGEIIGAAKKVLADRGVQPEYVALVDPHTFAPVWGDTAGVVLLALAAPVGQVRLIDNVLLQREPSERKA
- a CDS encoding TIGR03668 family PPOX class F420-dependent oxidoreductase, which gives rise to MSRLEAAAAQELAAAARVARLATVGADLQPHLVPVTFALLDTAVVIGIDQKPKTSHDLRRLRNIRQNPRVALLWDRYDEDWTALWWVRADGTARVLATGSERATTMRTRAIDALVTKYPQYSPDPPQGPVITIAVHRWSGWSWA
- a CDS encoding ABC transporter permease subunit encodes the protein MRTDADAAVSVHRTPRRLGRDKLLLLLGLPGGLALILFHYVPLLGNVIAFQDYQPYLGILESSWTGLTNFSFLVDGNPEFINALINTLVLTLIQTVLVFPVPLVLALLLNSLAGERLKRLLQSVLYLPHFLSWVIVVALFQQMLGNAGMLNTFLVQHDLPIIHIIGVPELFKALITSQAIWKDAGWGTIIFLAALSRIDQELYEASAVDGASGWQRLWNITLPSLRGLFILLLILRLGSSLSVGFEQIILQQGPVGRDASEVLDTWVYNNGILGGNWGMSTAVGLVKGVVGVFLVIGANKLAHVFGERGVYEK